A genome region from Trachemys scripta elegans isolate TJP31775 chromosome 2, CAS_Tse_1.0, whole genome shotgun sequence includes the following:
- the LOC117872514 gene encoding C-C chemokine receptor type 8-like, with the protein MMNTSTESNLLSTFDDDYYPELGSVCSTENIKIFGSVFFPVLYCVVFVFGLVGNSLVICVLIVCKKLTSMTDVYLLNLAIADLLFVFSLPFLAHYASDQWTFGNAMCKTICGVYYIGFYSSIFFITLMSIDRYLAIVHAVYARKVRTTLLSIVISLAIWSVAILASIPNIFFIQELNEDDSVKCAPYYQDNKATWKLFTNSNVNVLGLLIPLGTLIFCYSRIMKNLQRCVNRNKYKAMKLVFVVVVVFFLFWTPFNIALFLDSLRSLLIIDDCETSKSLDLALQVTETISFIHCCLNPVIYAFVGEKFKKYLHEIFRKHARFLLICKDHNVFPSHYSISSMRTQSSRSSVIDPVL; encoded by the coding sequence ATGATGAATACTTCAACTGAGTCCAATCTTCTCTCTACTTTTGATGATGATTATTATCCTGAGTTGGGCTCCGTCTGCAGCACAGAGAATATCAAGATCTTTGGATCAGtattttttccagtcctttactGTGTGGTGTTCGTGTTCGGCTTGGTGGGAAACAGCTTGGTCATTTGCGTTCTGATAGTTTGCAAGAAACTGACCAGCATGACTGATGTGTATTTGCTGAACCTCGCCATCGCTGACCTGCTttttgttttctccctccccttcctggcTCATTATGCTTCAGACCAATGGACTTTTGGAAATGCAATGTGTAAAACAATATGTGGAGTTTACTACATTGGCTTCTACAGCAGCATATTCTTCATAACCCTCATGAGCATAGACAGGTACTTAGCCATCGTCCACGCTGTGTACGCTCGGAAAGTTCGAACAACCCTGCTCAGCATTGTTATAAGCCTCGCCATTTGGTCAGTGGCCATTTTAGCTTCAATACCAAATATCTTCTTTATCCAAGAACTTAATGAAGATGACAGTGTGAAGTGTGCTCCTTATTACCAGGATAATAAGGCTACTTGGAAACTTTTCACCAATTCCAACGTCAATGTTTTGGGCCTCTTGATCCCACTTGGCACTCTCATTTTCTGCTACTCCCGCATCATGAAAAATCTGCAGAGATGCGTGAACCGAAACAAGTATAAAGCAATGAAGCTGGTTTtcgttgttgtagttgtgtttttCCTCTTCTGGACACCCTTCAACATTGCGCTTTTTCTGGACTCTTTGCGAAGCCTGCTCATCATAGATGACTGCGAGACGAGCAAAAGCCTAGACCTGGCCCTGCAGGTGACTGAAACCATCTCCTTCATCCACTGCTGCCTGAACCCAGTGATCTACGCTTTTGTGGGTGAAAAGTTCAAGAAATACCTTCATGAAATATTCAGAAAACATGCAAGATTCTTATTGATTTGCAAAGACCACAATGTCTTTCCGAGTCACTATAGTATCTCTTCTATGCGCACCCAGTCCTCGCGTTCTTCTGTTATTGACCCTGTCCTGTAA